In a single window of the Hydrogenobaculum sp. 3684 genome:
- the cas4 gene encoding CRISPR-associated protein Cas4, protein MDFDRINGTLMWYSYICDRQVWFIGHSIEPPQENEYLGKGRAIHEIFYQNSAKELFVDNTIMIDVVRGKELIAELKSSSKHLRSAMMQMAFYLYYLKKEKGKMFSGKVLVPTEKKSYDVKLTDDIEKEIEDKIRHINEILALDKPPAFVKIPFCKNCAYKELCFA, encoded by the coding sequence ATGGATTTTGATAGGATAAATGGAACCCTTATGTGGTATAGTTACATATGCGATAGACAAGTGTGGTTTATAGGGCACTCTATAGAGCCACCTCAAGAAAATGAATATCTTGGTAAAGGGAGAGCCATTCATGAGATATTTTATCAAAACAGCGCCAAAGAACTTTTTGTGGATAATACTATTATGATAGATGTTGTAAGAGGAAAAGAGCTTATAGCGGAGTTAAAATCTAGCTCAAAACATCTTCGCAGTGCTATGATGCAAATGGCTTTTTATCTTTATTATCTAAAGAAAGAAAAGGGTAAAATGTTTTCTGGGAAGGTCCTTGTCCCCACAGAGAAAAAATCTTACGATGTGAAGCTTACCGATGATATAGAAAAGGAGATTGAGGATAAGATAAGACATATAAATGAGATTTTGGCACTTGATAAACCGCCAGCGTTTGTTAAAATACCCTTTTGTAAAAATTGTGCTTATAAAGAACTGTGCTTTGCTTAG
- a CDS encoding transposase: MKEEERIGKLKASLESLIEDYLGKDINNYQKLGVKEFIELVMETLMKSERKIFLSEEEDNKANGYYGRTLNAGSFKIDLNVPRDRKGRFRPKALPEPYRRVNEDYINLLMSLVANGYSESKIESTLNSLGLDYSKQHMKIIKQDLLERLNDFKTRELPSDIAILYIDAYHCEIREKGKVRKSAVYIALGIDLQGNKDILGFYTFFNNENRADWLKVFNDLTERGVKRVMIIVSDDFPGIANAIEKFFSRYRPSIVLHTSSEKCDSSDE; this comes from the coding sequence ATGAAAGAAGAAGAAAGAATAGGGAAGTTAAAAGCTTCTTTAGAAAGCCTAATAGAAGATTATCTTGGTAAAGACATCAACAACTACCAGAAGCTTGGTGTAAAGGAGTTCATTGAGTTAGTTATGGAAACGCTTATGAAGTCTGAAAGAAAGATATTCTTAAGCGAAGAAGAAGACAACAAAGCTAACGGATACTATGGAAGAACTTTAAACGCAGGATCTTTTAAGATAGACTTAAATGTTCCGAGAGATAGAAAAGGAAGATTTAGGCCTAAAGCTTTACCAGAGCCCTATAGAAGAGTCAATGAAGATTATATAAATCTTCTAATGAGCCTTGTGGCCAATGGATACTCTGAAAGTAAGATAGAGTCTACCTTAAATAGCTTGGGTCTTGATTACTCCAAACAACATATGAAGATAATTAAGCAAGATCTTCTTGAAAGGTTAAACGATTTCAAAACCAGAGAATTACCATCAGACATAGCTATACTATATATAGATGCCTATCATTGTGAAATAAGAGAGAAGGGTAAAGTAAGAAAATCAGCTGTTTATATTGCTCTTGGCATAGACCTTCAAGGAAACAAAGATATACTTGGGTTCTATACTTTCTTTAATAACGAGAACAGAGCAGATTGGCTAAAGGTTTTCAACGACCTAACAGAAAGAGGAGTTAAAAGAGTAATGATTATAGTAAGCGATGATTTCCCTGGTATTGCTAACGCCATTGAAAAATTTTTTTCCAGATACAGACCATCAATTGTGCTTCATACATCTTCAGAGAAATGTGACAGCTCAGATGAGTAA
- the cas1b gene encoding type I-B CRISPR-associated endonuclease Cas1b, whose product MAKTLYLFSSGRLERKDNTLHWESEKGSKTIPVAVISDIKVFGEIDLNKRLLEFLDKNDIPIHFFNYYGYYVGSFYPRNAYNCGIIILKQAEHYMDKDKRFYIAKNFLVGAISNMLKNLKYYENRGNEELKSISSYITEKLKALDLKEDIQTLMQTEGDVRKTYYQAFNSILKDMEFEKRTKRPPEDPLNAMISFGNSLLYTTVLSEIYKTHLDPRIGYLHETNQRSFTLNLDIAEVFKPVIVDRVIFQLLNKNQITEKHFDKDISFAYLNESGREIFVRSFEEKLNTTIKYKNMFCLCL is encoded by the coding sequence ATGGCAAAAACTCTTTATCTTTTTAGCAGCGGAAGATTGGAAAGAAAAGACAATACCCTTCATTGGGAATCGGAAAAAGGGAGTAAGACTATACCTGTAGCGGTAATAAGCGATATAAAAGTATTTGGTGAAATAGACCTAAACAAAAGACTTTTGGAGTTTCTTGATAAGAACGATATTCCTATACACTTTTTCAATTATTATGGATATTATGTAGGTTCTTTTTACCCAAGAAATGCTTATAACTGTGGTATCATAATCCTAAAACAAGCAGAGCATTACATGGATAAAGACAAAAGGTTTTACATAGCAAAGAATTTTCTTGTGGGTGCTATATCAAATATGCTTAAAAACCTAAAATACTACGAAAATCGTGGCAACGAAGAGCTTAAAAGTATCTCTTCTTATATAACAGAAAAGTTAAAGGCTTTGGATTTGAAAGAAGATATACAAACGCTTATGCAGACCGAAGGCGATGTAAGGAAAACCTATTATCAGGCTTTTAACAGTATACTAAAAGATATGGAATTTGAAAAAAGAACCAAAAGACCACCGGAAGACCCTTTAAACGCCATGATATCTTTTGGCAATTCACTACTTTATACTACAGTGCTTAGTGAGATATATAAAACGCATTTGGACCCGCGCATAGGATACCTTCACGAAACAAACCAAAGAAGCTTCACTTTAAACCTTGATATTGCAGAAGTTTTTAAGCCGGTGATTGTGGACAGAGTAATTTTTCAGCTTTTAAATAAAAATCAAATAACTGAAAAGCATTTTGACAAAGATATAAGTTTTGCTTACCTAAACGAATCAGGGCGAGAGATATTTGTAAGAAGTTTTGAAGAAAAGCTAAATACAACAATAAAATACAAAAATATGTTTTGTTTGTGCCTATAG
- a CDS encoding CRISPR-associated endoribonuclease Cas6, with product MRKVFFDKTFIIGYDGQFYIRADKDMLKVALECGLGVKNSAGLGCIMKV from the coding sequence ATGAGAAAGGTGTTTTTTGATAAAACCTTCATAATAGGCTACGATGGACAGTTTTATATAAGAGCGGATAAAGATATGCTAAAAGTAGCCCTCGAGTGTGGGCTTGGCGTCAAAAACAGCGCCGGGCTTGGATGTATAATGAAGGTATAG
- the cas6 gene encoding CRISPR-associated endoribonuclease Cas6, with the protein MKVAYKLKLGFSFEKELVLPKHYNHTLQGFFYENMDRMLSRFFHDIGFPYNNRTFKLFTFSNIIGNLKAEYQNQIVYEPPNMYIYFSTPVIGAMKSIVNRVIRNDRLRLSKNIINLSEIEITEEPIDQDEIKIECLSPIVVYRTPIGSKRHIYFSPFENEFYELLRINILKNTG; encoded by the coding sequence ATGAAAGTGGCGTATAAGCTTAAGCTTGGATTTTCTTTTGAAAAAGAGCTTGTGTTGCCAAAGCATTACAATCATACACTTCAGGGGTTTTTCTATGAAAATATGGATAGGATGCTCTCAAGGTTTTTCCACGATATTGGGTTTCCTTACAACAATAGAACCTTTAAACTGTTTACATTTTCAAATATCATAGGCAATCTAAAAGCCGAATACCAAAATCAAATCGTATACGAACCTCCAAATATGTACATATACTTTTCAACACCTGTTATAGGGGCTATGAAATCCATTGTAAACCGGGTTATAAGAAACGATAGGCTTAGACTAAGCAAAAACATCATAAACCTTTCTGAGATAGAGATAACAGAAGAACCGATAGATCAAGATGAGATAAAGATAGAGTGCCTATCTCCTATAGTAGTTTATAGAACACCCATTGGTAGCAAAAGACATATTTATTTTAGCCCTTTTGAAAACGAGTTTTATGAGCTTTTAAGAATAAACATACTAAAAAATACCGGATAA
- a CDS encoding transposase — MISLVLLTPLKNFFPDTDHQLCFIHLQRNVTAQMSKQDAQFFKKELKNIKNNSLDFEDGLEKFEALCERFKSIYPSFIKRIKANKERYLCFLKYPENLRKHIYTTNPVESINSMIEKARINLGGYFQSAEILEINILVQRDILKNNKWSKPVPALKGSSYEVLQIFNRRFCYETQNY, encoded by the coding sequence ATGATTTCCCTGGTATTGCTAACGCCATTGAAAAATTTTTTTCCAGATACAGACCATCAATTGTGCTTCATACATCTTCAGAGAAATGTGACAGCTCAGATGAGTAAGCAAGATGCTCAGTTCTTTAAGAAAGAGTTAAAGAATATCAAGAACAATAGCTTAGATTTTGAAGATGGTTTAGAGAAGTTTGAAGCACTGTGTGAGAGATTTAAGTCTATTTATCCAAGCTTCATAAAAAGGATAAAAGCTAACAAAGAAAGGTACTTATGCTTCTTGAAATATCCAGAAAATCTAAGAAAGCATATTTATACTACCAATCCCGTAGAAAGTATAAATAGCATGATTGAAAAAGCAAGGATAAACTTAGGAGGCTATTTCCAATCTGCTGAGATTCTTGAAATAAATATCCTTGTCCAGAGAGATATTTTAAAGAACAATAAGTGGAGTAAGCCAGTTCCTGCATTAAAAGGGTCCTCATATGAAGTTTTACAAATATTCAACAGGAGATTTTGTTATGAGACACAAAATTATTGA